In Paenibacillus sonchi, a single genomic region encodes these proteins:
- a CDS encoding MBL fold metallo-hydrolase, with the protein MRLIQEGHLLQLTWMPRLFPVNCYLVEEKDGLTLIDAAMSFSVQGILNTAAKLNKPINRIILTHAHGDHVGALDELKQRLPSAQVYISERDAALLRGDLSLREGEPQTPIKGSVPTKITTVPDILLQEGDTVGSLTAIATPGHTPGSMSFLDERTGALIAGDALQTFRRTAVAGTVVPFFPFPAMATWNKASALESAVKLLKLSPKVLAVGHGNLLHAPIEHMKYAIEQAGQLQKKAGN; encoded by the coding sequence ATGAGATTGATACAAGAAGGCCATTTGCTGCAGCTTACCTGGATGCCAAGATTATTTCCCGTAAATTGTTACCTCGTTGAAGAAAAAGACGGACTGACATTGATCGATGCGGCTATGTCATTCAGTGTGCAAGGAATTCTGAATACGGCGGCCAAGCTGAATAAGCCCATTAACCGCATTATACTGACACATGCCCATGGTGATCATGTCGGAGCGCTGGATGAACTGAAGCAGCGGCTTCCTTCAGCCCAGGTATACATTTCGGAACGGGATGCGGCATTGCTTCGAGGGGATCTTTCCCTGAGAGAGGGCGAGCCGCAGACACCCATTAAAGGCAGTGTGCCAACCAAAATCACCACTGTACCGGATATCCTGCTGCAGGAAGGCGATACGGTAGGCTCCTTAACAGCGATCGCTACGCCAGGGCATACACCGGGTTCGATGTCTTTTCTGGATGAGCGTACAGGAGCGCTAATTGCCGGAGATGCTTTGCAGACTTTCCGTAGAACAGCTGTCGCGGGGACTGTAGTGCCGTTTTTTCCTTTCCCCGCTATGGCTACCTGGAATAAGGCCAGTGCCTTGGAAAGTGCGGTTAAGCTTCTCAAGCTGTCACCGAAGGTGCTTGCTGTGGGACATGGCAATCTGCTGCATGCCCCAATTGAACACATGAAATACGCGATAGAGCAAGCCGGACAGCTTCAGAAGAAAGCGGGGAATTGA
- the pstB gene encoding phosphate ABC transporter ATP-binding protein PstB: protein MGIAEPVVRESFQTEDLSIFYGTYEAVKGISLPFAQNTVTALIGPSGCGKSTFLRSLNRMNDEISGSTTKGSIWIDGVDINAPGTDVIKLRQKIGMVWQKPNPFYKSIYDNIAFGPKYHGIKGKAALDEIVESSLRRAALWDEVKDRLKDSALALSGGQQQRLCIARALSVNPQILLLDEPASALDPVSTGKVEELIKELKEELRIVIVTHNMQQAARISDFTAYFYLGSLVEYDKTEKVFSNPENQMTQEYIMGRFG from the coding sequence ATGGGTATAGCGGAACCGGTGGTGCGGGAATCCTTTCAAACGGAGGATTTGAGCATATTTTACGGGACATATGAGGCAGTTAAGGGGATTAGCCTTCCCTTTGCACAGAATACAGTTACAGCACTGATCGGCCCTTCAGGCTGCGGCAAATCGACCTTTCTCCGCTCGTTGAACCGGATGAACGATGAAATCTCCGGATCGACAACGAAGGGAAGCATCTGGATCGACGGTGTGGACATCAATGCTCCCGGCACGGATGTCATCAAGCTTCGTCAAAAAATCGGCATGGTCTGGCAGAAGCCCAATCCGTTTTATAAGTCGATTTACGACAATATCGCGTTTGGTCCCAAATATCACGGCATCAAAGGCAAAGCGGCTTTGGATGAAATCGTGGAGAGCAGTCTGCGCCGCGCCGCGCTGTGGGACGAAGTTAAGGACCGGCTGAAGGATTCGGCGCTCGCCTTGTCCGGCGGGCAGCAGCAGCGTCTCTGCATTGCCCGTGCCTTGTCGGTTAATCCGCAGATTCTTCTGCTGGACGAACCCGCTTCTGCGCTCGACCCGGTATCTACCGGCAAAGTGGAAGAATTGATTAAGGAGCTGAAGGAGGAACTGCGGATCGTTATTGTGACGCACAATATGCAGCAGGCCGCGCGGATCTCTGATTTTACAGCTTACTTCTATCTGGGTTCACTTGTGGAGTATGACAAAACAGAAAAGGTATTCAGCAATCCCGAGAATCAAATGACCCAAGAATATATTATGGGCCGCTTCGGCTGA
- a CDS encoding GNAT family N-acetyltransferase translates to MKVTIRELVPEDAADLLSLQYRLDEESAFMLLESGERQTGIKQAEEMIRSFASAENSMLIGAAASGRLAGFLSVRGGSARRNRHSAYIVTGILKEFQGMGLGSALFKELEKWAKETGIIRLELTVMVHNDRALALYTKNGFEIEGTKIKSLMVEGKWVDEYYMSRIFPGEPEVM, encoded by the coding sequence ATGAAAGTAACAATAAGGGAACTGGTGCCGGAGGACGCTGCTGACCTGCTCAGTCTGCAGTACCGCCTGGACGAAGAATCTGCGTTTATGTTGCTGGAGTCGGGTGAACGCCAGACAGGAATCAAGCAGGCAGAGGAAATGATCCGGAGCTTTGCGAGTGCCGAAAATTCCATGCTGATCGGAGCCGCAGCCAGCGGCCGATTAGCCGGGTTCCTCTCGGTCAGGGGCGGAAGTGCAAGGCGCAACAGGCATAGTGCGTATATTGTCACCGGCATCCTAAAGGAATTCCAGGGAATGGGGCTTGGCAGCGCTTTGTTCAAGGAATTGGAGAAATGGGCCAAAGAAACGGGGATCATTCGTCTGGAGCTTACTGTTATGGTCCATAATGACCGTGCTTTGGCGTTGTACACCAAAAACGGCTTTGAAATTGAAGGAACCAAGATCAAATCATTGATGGTCGAAGGCAAATGGGTAGATGAGTATTATATGAGCAGAATTTTCCCAGGCGAACCTGAGGTTATGTAA
- a CDS encoding VOC family protein has translation MTSPILNQIGAVFIPVSDIERSKNWYCRLLGLPLDGEVLFGHLYVIPMQGPGIVLDSRIFTAAAVLKVPSFHLNTEDIDAAYDFVKESGAELLTDIEHDHWFNFKDPDGNVLMICRC, from the coding sequence GTGACAAGTCCGATTCTGAATCAGATTGGCGCTGTTTTTATTCCGGTTAGTGATATTGAAAGGTCGAAAAACTGGTATTGCCGTTTGCTGGGGCTTCCCCTTGACGGTGAGGTGCTGTTCGGACATCTATACGTGATTCCGATGCAAGGACCCGGCATTGTGCTGGACAGCAGAATTTTCACAGCGGCGGCTGTACTGAAGGTTCCGTCTTTCCATCTGAACACTGAGGATATTGATGCCGCCTATGATTTTGTCAAAGAATCCGGAGCGGAGCTGCTGACCGATATTGAGCATGACCACTGGTTCAACTTCAAGGACCCGGATGGGAATGTATTGATGATCTGCCGGTGTTAG
- a CDS encoding TetR/AcrR family transcriptional regulator produces the protein MSPRAGLDTHTLVLAAAEIADEQGIEEVTLAALAARLGVRSPSLYNHINGLQGLRSLLAVHGLELLNAAIAAASEGLKGDAAIHAMGQAYVDFARKHPGLYETTLRAPEEGNSELVRASEQVLSSIIRLLSCYELDAEGELHAVRGLRSLLHGFAALENKGGFGMPLDTNISLNWLISTFIAGIRSMSSST, from the coding sequence ATGTCGCCACGAGCAGGGTTGGACACACACACATTAGTGCTGGCAGCTGCAGAAATTGCCGATGAGCAAGGCATTGAAGAAGTAACCCTGGCTGCGCTCGCAGCCAGACTAGGCGTCCGCTCACCGTCGTTATATAATCACATTAATGGTCTTCAGGGGCTGCGCTCGTTGCTTGCCGTACACGGTCTTGAGCTGCTGAATGCAGCAATAGCCGCCGCCTCGGAGGGGCTGAAGGGAGATGCAGCAATACATGCCATGGGACAGGCCTATGTGGATTTTGCCAGGAAACATCCGGGGCTGTATGAAACTACGCTGCGGGCACCGGAGGAAGGCAATTCAGAGCTAGTGAGGGCAAGCGAACAGGTGCTGTCCTCAATTATTAGGCTGTTGTCGTGTTATGAGCTGGATGCAGAAGGTGAATTGCATGCGGTCCGGGGTCTGCGCAGCTTGCTGCACGGATTCGCTGCCTTGGAGAATAAGGGGGGGTTCGGGATGCCTTTGGATACGAATATCAGCTTGAACTGGCTGATCAGCACCTTCATTGCCGGCATCCGCAGCATGAGTTCAAGCACCTGA
- a CDS encoding hemolysin family protein → MGIGLSLTLVAILIILTAFFVATEFALVRLRGSQISQMVLEGKKNALAVQRVAANLDGYLSACQLGITITALGIGALAEPAFEQLLIPLFDLGNISHSVSEPIAFALAFIIATFLHVVVGELAPKTAAINIPEKIGQITSPLIIWFYKILYPLIWLMNGSANLLVRMFGMKPASEHGDAHSEDEIRLILSESYESGKINKAEYGYVNRIFTFDEMLAKEIMVPRTDMVCLFTNHSLKENLEIIRKEQYTRFPVADGSKDNIIGMINTKQLYLQYDNNPDFDFKSLILPLLTVSEVTPVKTLLTRMQKERVHIALLLDEYGGTSGLITIEDILEEIVGEIRDEFDGDERRNIEKLSDSHYLFDGNVSVLEVKELTGFDLHDDEVTTIGGWLYSHLEEPAIGKSITHENVTLTVREMNRHRIRRVEFELAQPGSEDSKSLPE, encoded by the coding sequence ATGGGTATAGGACTTAGTTTGACGCTTGTGGCAATTTTGATCATTTTAACCGCATTTTTTGTAGCGACGGAATTTGCATTGGTACGGCTGAGAGGCAGCCAGATTAGCCAGATGGTGCTTGAGGGCAAAAAAAACGCCCTGGCGGTTCAAAGGGTTGCAGCCAACCTTGACGGCTATTTGTCTGCCTGCCAGCTGGGGATCACCATTACAGCACTGGGGATTGGAGCCTTGGCGGAGCCGGCTTTTGAGCAGCTCCTGATTCCATTGTTCGACCTTGGGAATATCAGCCACAGTGTGAGTGAGCCTATTGCTTTTGCCTTGGCATTCATTATTGCCACATTCCTGCATGTCGTAGTCGGTGAACTTGCCCCGAAGACGGCCGCTATCAATATTCCGGAGAAAATTGGTCAGATTACCTCACCGCTGATTATTTGGTTCTACAAAATTTTGTACCCTCTGATTTGGCTGATGAACGGTTCCGCTAATCTGCTGGTCCGCATGTTCGGGATGAAGCCGGCAAGCGAGCACGGAGATGCGCACAGCGAAGATGAGATCCGCCTGATTCTCTCCGAGAGCTATGAGAGCGGTAAAATCAACAAAGCCGAATATGGCTATGTGAACCGTATCTTCACCTTTGATGAAATGCTGGCTAAGGAGATTATGGTGCCGCGGACGGATATGGTATGCCTGTTCACCAACCATTCTCTGAAAGAAAATCTGGAAATCATCCGTAAGGAGCAGTACACCCGCTTCCCGGTTGCCGATGGCAGTAAAGACAATATTATCGGAATGATTAATACCAAACAGCTGTATTTGCAATATGACAACAATCCGGATTTCGATTTCAAAAGCCTGATTCTGCCGCTCCTCACTGTATCCGAAGTCACTCCGGTCAAAACACTGCTGACACGGATGCAGAAAGAGCGTGTGCATATCGCCCTGCTGCTTGATGAATACGGCGGAACCTCCGGCCTGATTACCATCGAGGACATCCTTGAAGAGATTGTCGGTGAAATCCGCGATGAGTTTGACGGAGACGAACGCCGCAATATCGAGAAGCTGAGTGATTCCCATTATTTATTCGACGGGAATGTCTCCGTCCTGGAAGTCAAGGAGCTGACAGGCTTTGATCTGCATGATGATGAAGTGACCACAATCGGTGGATGGCTGTACAGTCATCTGGAAGAACCCGCTATCGGTAAAAGTATAACCCATGAAAATGTGACCCTTACCGTCCGCGAAATGAACCGCCACCGCATCCGCAGAGTGGAGTTTGAACTTGCACAGCCCGGATCTGAAGATTCGAAATCGTTGCCGGAATAA
- a CDS encoding aminopeptidase: protein MPQLQAQLSKYADLAVQIGVNVQPGQTLIVSAPISAAEFVRLITAKAYAIGASQVKVNWSDEFITRQQFEHAAPEVFTKPPTWFAGEITEFAENGAAFLHVIAEDPDALKGIDPERIANYQKTRGEALTKFRELEMSDKVSWSIVAIPSQAWADKVFPDVPADERIDKLWEAIFHTVRLDREDPVAAWQEHLDTLEQKANVLNAKKYKSLHYIAPGTDLSIELPEGHLWAQGDSINAKGHSFVANMPTEEVFTAPLKTGVNGTVRATKPLSYGGNIIDGFSITFEQGRIVSVAAEQGQEALEYLIGLDEGAKYLGEVALVPHKSPISESNILYFNTLFDENASNHLAIGTAYAFCLEGGKEMNKEELIAHGLNTSVTHVDFMIGSAEMDIYGITADGTREPVFLKGNWAF, encoded by the coding sequence ATGCCCCAACTGCAAGCACAGCTTAGTAAATATGCGGATTTGGCGGTTCAAATCGGAGTTAATGTTCAACCCGGACAGACCCTGATCGTGAGCGCGCCTATTTCCGCTGCAGAATTTGTGCGGCTCATTACCGCCAAGGCCTATGCCATCGGCGCGAGCCAGGTTAAGGTCAACTGGAGCGACGAATTCATTACCCGCCAGCAATTTGAGCATGCCGCGCCGGAAGTGTTCACGAAGCCGCCTACCTGGTTTGCGGGTGAAATAACCGAGTTCGCCGAGAATGGCGCAGCTTTCCTTCATGTTATCGCCGAGGACCCGGACGCGCTCAAAGGCATCGATCCCGAGCGGATAGCGAACTACCAGAAAACCCGCGGAGAAGCTTTGACCAAATTCCGTGAACTGGAAATGTCCGATAAAGTCAGCTGGAGCATTGTTGCCATTCCGTCGCAGGCTTGGGCAGATAAGGTATTCCCGGATGTTCCGGCAGATGAACGCATAGACAAGCTTTGGGAAGCGATTTTCCACACCGTACGCTTGGACCGCGAAGATCCTGTAGCCGCCTGGCAGGAACATTTGGATACCCTTGAACAAAAAGCCAATGTCCTGAACGCCAAGAAATATAAAAGCCTCCATTACATAGCACCCGGTACTGATCTTAGCATCGAGCTGCCTGAAGGACACTTGTGGGCGCAAGGCGACAGCATCAATGCCAAGGGCCATTCTTTTGTCGCCAATATGCCAACTGAAGAAGTGTTCACTGCCCCACTCAAAACCGGTGTCAACGGAACGGTCAGAGCCACGAAGCCGCTTAGCTACGGCGGGAACATTATTGACGGCTTCTCCATTACTTTTGAACAAGGCCGGATCGTTAGTGTAGCAGCCGAACAGGGCCAGGAGGCGCTGGAATATCTCATCGGGCTGGATGAAGGTGCAAAATATCTCGGCGAAGTGGCGCTTGTCCCGCATAAATCTCCAATTTCGGAATCCAATATCCTGTATTTCAATACTTTGTTTGATGAGAATGCCTCCAACCATCTGGCCATTGGCACAGCATATGCCTTCTGTCTTGAAGGCGGTAAAGAAATGAATAAGGAAGAACTGATTGCCCATGGCCTGAACACAAGCGTTACCCACGTCGATTTTATGATCGGCTCAGCGGAGATGGACATTTACGGTATCACCGCTGACGGCACCAGAGAGCCTGTATTCCTGAAGGGGAACTGGGCGTTCTAA
- a CDS encoding alpha/beta fold hydrolase — MNQVKSEKKSSKRKWKKLLLIVLSAIILLIGSGFLYEAIASNAAKKQYPPPGKLVDAGGFKLHIHKQGAGSPTIILESGSGETSLSWRDIPDQLAKSATVVSYDRAGYAWSESSPSERTGANIVRELHNALMNEGLPGPYLVVGHSLGGMYARLFTQTYRDDVMGLVLVDARPENDERETAAILKAEKFAGNPSAAILTILKRSGVMRLFQDSLLEGMVAKEDRGKFINVISTPSYFAAKEQEGNLASSTEDAIRGQNFGALPVRIIARGLPQDYASFGFSEAGGKQLEAIWQAGQRSMLQLSTDSKLTIAEKSGHMIIHDQPELVIETILSLLKQK, encoded by the coding sequence ATGAACCAAGTCAAATCTGAGAAAAAATCATCAAAACGAAAATGGAAAAAGCTGCTGCTAATTGTTTTGTCAGCCATAATCCTCCTTATTGGATCAGGATTTCTGTACGAAGCTATAGCCTCAAATGCCGCCAAAAAGCAATATCCACCGCCAGGAAAACTGGTAGATGCAGGGGGCTTCAAACTGCATATCCATAAACAGGGTGCCGGGAGTCCCACCATCATTCTCGAATCGGGAAGCGGTGAGACCAGCTTATCTTGGAGAGATATCCCTGATCAGCTGGCTAAGTCCGCTACTGTGGTCAGTTATGACCGGGCTGGTTATGCCTGGAGCGAGTCATCCCCTAGCGAACGCACCGGCGCTAATATCGTCCGTGAGCTGCATAACGCACTTATGAACGAAGGATTACCCGGCCCTTATCTGGTTGTAGGCCACTCCCTGGGCGGAATGTATGCCCGTCTCTTTACTCAGACTTACAGGGATGACGTCATGGGTCTAGTACTGGTTGATGCCAGACCGGAGAATGATGAACGGGAGACGGCAGCCATTCTGAAGGCAGAGAAATTCGCCGGGAATCCATCCGCTGCCATCCTCACCATTCTGAAGCGCTCTGGAGTTATGCGGTTGTTCCAGGACAGCCTGCTGGAAGGTATGGTAGCGAAGGAAGACCGGGGCAAATTCATTAACGTCATTTCTACACCAAGCTATTTTGCCGCCAAGGAGCAAGAAGGAAACTTGGCCAGCTCCACCGAGGATGCGATCCGCGGGCAAAACTTCGGCGCTCTTCCGGTACGCATCATTGCCCGGGGGCTTCCGCAGGACTATGCTTCATTCGGATTCTCCGAAGCGGGCGGCAAGCAGCTTGAAGCAATTTGGCAGGCCGGACAGCGCAGCATGCTGCAGCTCTCTACTGACAGTAAGCTCACTATTGCCGAAAAAAGCGGCCATATGATAATTCATGACCAGCCGGAGCTGGTGATCGAGACAATACTCAGCTTGTTGAAACAGAAATAA
- a CDS encoding DUF1836 domain-containing protein, which produces MEAFTLSRIEMSELLLSLNSTIERKPLHILQDAWSKFHYEEVEKGASLPAFLSTEIPPILQKLIKGSPVKGLSLGEIATLGHLIEYSTLSATSMQNWVKRDFKEYLGSPREGKKYSVNQAALLFMIDDLKAALDFESIRQLFRLLFLAPERDDDDLVEPAQLYHAYAELFEEIKSSPVMPVQGLADLSAQQMYSSRADKVLKVSLENMMQRLNHLTRSQRHAVRNMLMIAAISVQTCYFQALARQYCNAALFLDF; this is translated from the coding sequence ATGGAAGCTTTTACACTCAGCCGGATCGAAATGTCCGAACTGCTGCTGTCCCTGAACAGTACTATTGAACGAAAGCCGCTGCATATCCTGCAGGATGCATGGTCAAAATTTCATTATGAAGAGGTGGAAAAGGGTGCTTCTCTCCCGGCTTTTCTGTCCACGGAGATTCCACCCATTCTGCAAAAGCTGATAAAAGGAAGCCCTGTAAAGGGGTTGTCGCTTGGAGAAATCGCCACCCTGGGCCACCTGATTGAGTATTCTACACTTTCTGCCACTTCTATGCAGAATTGGGTAAAACGCGACTTCAAAGAATATCTGGGCTCCCCCCGAGAAGGGAAAAAATATTCCGTCAATCAGGCTGCGCTTTTATTTATGATCGATGATCTGAAGGCTGCCCTCGATTTCGAGAGTATCCGCCAGCTGTTCCGGCTGCTCTTCCTGGCACCGGAGCGGGACGATGATGATCTAGTCGAACCCGCCCAGCTGTATCACGCATATGCAGAGTTGTTCGAAGAGATCAAGAGCAGTCCTGTGATGCCGGTTCAAGGACTCGCAGACCTCAGCGCACAGCAGATGTATTCATCAAGAGCTGATAAGGTGCTAAAGGTTTCGCTCGAAAATATGATGCAGCGTTTGAACCATCTGACCAGGTCCCAGCGGCATGCCGTGCGGAATATGCTGATGATTGCCGCCATCTCGGTACAGACCTGTTATTTCCAGGCTTTGGCCCGCCAATATTGCAATGCGGCGTTATTCCTTGATTTTTGA
- a CDS encoding aminopeptidase — translation MLSFKQKLENYALLTVKIGINIQPGQTLVVNADIASAELVRLVVRKAYEAGAKLVKVNYTDELVTRTRYELAPSESFLEPPKWQADELEDLAKNGAAFLSVISTNPDLLNGIDPVRIADNQRTAGQAMMPYRELLMGNHVSWSLVAYPSPVWAAKVFPDTPPEQQVELLWDAIFKAVRADQENPVEAWSLHLAGLKQRCDILNAKKYRKLHYTAPGTDLMLELPEGHIWCQAGAVNGRGVPFLANIPTEEVFTAPLKTGANGTVSSTKPLSYSGNIIDRFTLTLENGKVTDFTAEVGQDALASLLAMDEGSAYFGEVALVPYHSPISESGILYFTTLYDENASCHLALGAAYAFTLEQGTAMTKEQLAEHGMNQSLTHVDFMMGSADMNIDGITDEGLAEPIFRNGNWA, via the coding sequence ATGCTGAGTTTTAAGCAAAAGCTGGAGAATTACGCACTGCTGACGGTCAAAATCGGAATTAATATTCAGCCTGGACAGACCCTTGTGGTCAACGCTGATATAGCTTCGGCAGAACTGGTGCGGCTGGTAGTACGCAAAGCCTATGAAGCCGGTGCAAAGCTGGTTAAGGTGAATTATACGGATGAACTTGTCACCCGCACACGTTACGAGCTGGCGCCGTCCGAAAGCTTCCTCGAACCGCCAAAATGGCAAGCCGACGAGCTGGAGGACCTGGCTAAAAACGGAGCAGCCTTCCTGTCGGTCATTTCGACTAATCCGGATCTGCTGAACGGGATCGATCCCGTACGTATTGCCGATAATCAGCGCACAGCCGGTCAAGCTATGATGCCATACCGGGAACTGCTGATGGGCAACCATGTCAGTTGGAGCCTGGTAGCCTACCCCTCGCCTGTGTGGGCGGCCAAGGTATTCCCGGACACTCCGCCAGAACAGCAGGTAGAACTGCTGTGGGATGCCATCTTCAAGGCTGTCAGAGCAGACCAGGAGAATCCGGTTGAAGCCTGGAGCCTCCACCTGGCCGGTCTGAAGCAGCGCTGTGATATTTTGAATGCGAAAAAATACCGCAAGCTCCACTATACCGCACCAGGCACTGATCTCATGCTTGAGCTGCCGGAAGGCCATATTTGGTGTCAAGCGGGGGCTGTGAACGGACGCGGAGTACCTTTTCTGGCTAATATCCCAACCGAAGAGGTCTTCACGGCACCGCTTAAGACAGGTGCAAACGGTACAGTGAGCAGCACGAAACCGCTAAGCTATAGCGGCAACATCATTGACCGTTTCACCCTTACCCTGGAGAATGGGAAAGTTACGGATTTCACTGCAGAAGTGGGCCAGGATGCGCTAGCATCTCTGCTGGCGATGGACGAAGGTTCTGCTTATTTTGGGGAAGTCGCCCTCGTTCCCTACCACTCTCCGATCTCGGAAAGCGGCATTCTGTACTTCACTACTCTTTATGATGAGAATGCTTCCTGTCACCTGGCTCTGGGAGCAGCTTACGCTTTCACTCTGGAGCAAGGTACGGCGATGACCAAAGAACAGCTTGCCGAGCACGGGATGAATCAAAGCCTGACCCACGTGGATTTCATGATGGGCTCCGCGGATATGAATATCGACGGGATTACGGATGAAGGCCTAGCCGAACCTATTTTCCGCAACGGAAACTGGGCTTAA
- a CDS encoding TrkH family potassium uptake protein encodes MVLIAAGTILLCLPAASTGARISFIDALFMATSATCVTGLAVIDTGTQLTVFGQIVLLVLFQFGGLGFVTMATLITLVLNKRISLKERLLLQESMNQNSMQGIVRLIQRVLIYSLVIQLSGAILLAARFTLDMSFGKAVYYGLFHSISIFNNAGFDLFGDIHGPFSGLTRYAEDPIVNITSMLLIFLGGIGFIVLSDLIDYPKRKRLTLHSKVVLSTSAVLILGGAAVFFWLELNSTLKPLHAGGKVMASFLQAITPRSGGVTTIEIPLLRESTQFLMILLMFIGAAPGSTGGGIKITTFAILVVTAYTKIRGKEDIVMFRHRISKENVYRAITLTLLSLMLVVSATMLLSVTESADFLTVLFEAVSAFGTSGITMGLTPNLTTIGKVLVIILMFVGRTGPLTLAYALKPKNSKELYRYPEGNITIG; translated from the coding sequence ATGGTGCTGATTGCAGCCGGAACGATTCTTTTATGCCTTCCTGCTGCTTCCACCGGAGCGAGAATCTCTTTTATTGATGCTTTGTTCATGGCGACTTCAGCCACCTGTGTGACTGGGCTTGCAGTCATAGATACAGGAACTCAGCTTACTGTATTCGGACAGATCGTGCTGCTGGTATTGTTTCAATTCGGCGGTCTGGGTTTCGTTACAATGGCTACTTTGATTACACTTGTGCTCAATAAGCGGATCTCACTCAAGGAACGGCTGCTGCTGCAGGAATCCATGAACCAGAATTCGATGCAGGGTATTGTCCGGCTGATACAGCGGGTGCTTATTTATTCGCTGGTCATCCAGCTCAGCGGAGCCATCCTCCTTGCCGCCAGATTCACTTTGGATATGTCTTTCGGCAAAGCGGTGTATTACGGACTATTTCATAGCATTTCGATCTTCAACAATGCAGGTTTTGACCTTTTTGGAGATATACACGGTCCCTTCAGCGGCCTCACACGGTATGCCGAAGACCCGATTGTAAATATTACTTCCATGCTGCTGATTTTCCTTGGCGGAATCGGTTTTATTGTATTGTCGGATCTGATTGACTATCCCAAACGCAAACGCTTAACCCTGCATTCCAAAGTCGTGCTTTCAACATCTGCCGTTCTGATTCTGGGCGGGGCTGCGGTCTTTTTCTGGCTTGAACTGAATTCTACCCTGAAGCCGCTGCATGCCGGAGGCAAAGTCATGGCGTCTTTCCTGCAAGCGATCACCCCGCGCTCCGGCGGTGTTACAACCATTGAGATCCCGCTTCTGCGCGAATCAACCCAGTTCCTCATGATCCTGCTTATGTTCATCGGCGCTGCTCCCGGTTCAACCGGAGGGGGAATCAAGATCACCACTTTCGCCATCCTGGTCGTTACCGCCTACACCAAAATCCGGGGCAAGGAGGACATCGTCATGTTCCGCCACCGGATTTCCAAAGAAAATGTGTACCGGGCGATAACCCTGACCCTGCTCTCGCTGATGCTTGTGGTGTCCGCGACGATGCTGCTGTCGGTCACCGAAAGCGCCGATTTTCTCACCGTGCTCTTCGAAGCAGTCTCTGCCTTCGGCACCTCAGGCATCACAATGGGGTTGACACCTAATCTAACCACAATAGGCAAGGTACTTGTGATTATCCTGATGTTCGTCGGCCGTACCGGGCCGCTGACCCTGGCCTACGCGCTCAAGCCGAAGAACAGCAAAGAGCTTTACCGCTATCCTGAAGGCAACATTACTATAGGCTGA